One window from the genome of Bacillus weihaiensis encodes:
- a CDS encoding dicarboxylate/amino acid:cation symporter, whose product MKLATKIIIGLILGAITGLILNFTSPDLFETLNTFIFAPLGQIFLNLIKMLVVPIVFFSITLGVAGLGDPKKLGRMGIKTIAFFLVTTAIAIVIGLTLSSVIQPGNAGTFNTEGLEFEANEAPSTVDTLLNIIPANPIQSFAEGNMLQIIAFSIFIGIGITMLGEKASTIRKFVEQGNELMMYLVNLIMKFAPYGTFGLIATAVGSQGYDAIKAMGLYMFVVVLALVVHALITYGSAVYFIAKYNPITFFKKFSPAMTVAFSTSSSNATLPISMETAQNNLKIPKAISGFVQPLGATINMDGTAIMQGVATVFIAQVYGESLTTMELVTVVLTAVLASIGTAGVPGVGLILLAMVLSSVGLPVAGIGLIIGIDRLLDMARTAINITGDAACALVVSETEKKHMEPQKL is encoded by the coding sequence ATGAAGCTAGCAACGAAGATTATTATTGGTCTCATTCTAGGTGCAATTACTGGATTAATTCTTAATTTTACATCACCTGATTTATTTGAGACTCTAAACACATTCATTTTTGCTCCACTTGGTCAAATATTTCTTAACTTAATTAAAATGCTTGTTGTACCAATTGTCTTTTTCTCTATTACTCTTGGAGTAGCAGGCTTGGGTGATCCTAAGAAGCTTGGACGAATGGGAATCAAAACAATTGCGTTTTTCCTAGTTACGACTGCAATCGCGATTGTTATTGGTTTAACATTATCTAGTGTAATTCAACCAGGTAATGCAGGAACATTTAATACAGAAGGTTTAGAATTTGAGGCAAATGAAGCTCCATCAACAGTGGACACATTATTAAATATCATTCCAGCTAATCCGATTCAATCATTTGCTGAAGGAAATATGCTGCAAATTATCGCATTCTCAATCTTTATTGGAATCGGAATTACTATGTTGGGGGAAAAAGCGAGTACCATTCGTAAATTTGTGGAACAAGGTAACGAATTAATGATGTATTTAGTTAATTTAATCATGAAATTTGCTCCATATGGTACATTTGGTTTAATTGCCACAGCTGTTGGTAGTCAAGGCTATGACGCTATTAAAGCAATGGGCTTATACATGTTTGTTGTTGTTTTAGCACTTGTCGTTCATGCTCTGATTACGTATGGTTCGGCTGTATATTTCATTGCGAAGTATAATCCGATTACATTCTTTAAAAAGTTCTCACCTGCTATGACAGTTGCATTCAGTACTTCTAGTAGTAATGCAACACTACCAATCTCTATGGAAACAGCGCAAAATAATTTAAAAATCCCTAAAGCAATTAGTGGGTTTGTACAGCCTTTAGGTGCAACAATTAATATGGACGGTACTGCAATTATGCAAGGTGTTGCGACGGTCTTCATCGCACAGGTGTATGGTGAGTCGTTAACCACAATGGAACTAGTTACTGTTGTCTTAACAGCCGTATTAGCAAGTATTGGTACAGCTGGAGTTCCTGGTGTAGGCTTAATCCTTTTAGCAATGGTCTTAAGCTCTGTAGGTTTACCGGTAGCTGGTATAGGCTTAATTATCGGGATAGACCGCTTATTAGATATGGCACGTACGGCAATTAATATCACTGGAGATGCTGCGTGTGCGTTAGTTGTTTCTGAAACAGAAAAGAAGCATATGGAACCGCAGAAATTATAG
- a CDS encoding DMT family transporter gives MDWVYLIAAGLCEVFGVSAISRFNKKKSIGNLIIMTIGFALSFSLLSLAMDTISMGTAYAVWTGIGTVGSALIGIFFMGESSNWKRLLFISMIICSTIGLKFFPY, from the coding sequence ATGGACTGGGTATACTTAATAGCGGCAGGCTTATGTGAGGTTTTTGGAGTAAGTGCAATTTCACGATTTAATAAAAAGAAAAGCATAGGCAATCTAATCATAATGACCATTGGGTTCGCTTTAAGCTTTTCACTTTTGTCCTTAGCAATGGATACTATTTCAATGGGAACAGCCTATGCCGTCTGGACAGGGATCGGCACTGTAGGAAGTGCTTTAATTGGGATTTTCTTCATGGGAGAATCCTCAAACTGGAAGCGTCTATTATTTATTTCTATGATTATTTGTTCAACAATTGGGCTGAAATTTTTCCCATATTAA
- a CDS encoding EamA family transporter, which yields MSTLKYSLYVLLGACSYGLLSVLVKLAYQEGFKIDEVIGSQYLFGFFFILIPFIFLKKKVTLKEGVMLAIAGTTTSLTGLLYAKSLETIPASIAIVLLFQFTWIGIVLDIIISRKWPDKEKLISVVILFLGTILASGGLTNKLFMYEISGIIYGLLSAVSFALFIVFSGRVAVTQTSIVRSFFMSTGALLFVLLLFSPDFMFNGSLGEGLWVYGALLGFFGVLLPVLLFSIGTPKIGGGLATIIGAAELPTAVIASALILNEHVSFIQVIGVIIILIGVAFPQLQYMKAKGRKPANL from the coding sequence ATGTCAACATTGAAATATTCACTATACGTATTACTCGGAGCATGCAGCTATGGACTTCTATCTGTGCTCGTAAAACTGGCTTACCAAGAAGGATTTAAAATCGATGAAGTGATTGGTAGTCAATATTTATTCGGCTTTTTCTTCATTTTAATTCCATTTATTTTCTTGAAGAAAAAAGTTACCTTAAAAGAAGGAGTTATGCTTGCTATTGCGGGAACGACAACTAGTTTAACTGGATTGTTATATGCTAAATCTCTTGAAACCATTCCAGCTTCGATTGCTATTGTTCTTCTTTTTCAATTTACTTGGATAGGCATTGTTCTCGATATAATCATCTCGAGGAAATGGCCAGATAAAGAGAAGCTCATTTCCGTTGTTATCTTATTTTTAGGTACCATTTTAGCAAGTGGAGGCTTAACAAATAAGCTCTTTATGTATGAGATATCAGGTATCATTTATGGATTACTATCTGCAGTCTCTTTCGCCCTTTTCATTGTGTTTAGTGGTCGAGTAGCCGTTACTCAAACTTCTATTGTGAGAAGTTTCTTTATGTCAACAGGAGCCTTACTGTTTGTCCTCCTACTGTTTTCTCCTGATTTTATGTTTAATGGTTCTTTAGGTGAAGGGTTATGGGTGTATGGAGCGCTTTTAGGTTTTTTCGGGGTCCTTTTACCTGTTTTATTATTTTCTATCGGTACACCGAAAATTGGAGGGGGGCTTGCTACGATCATTGGGGCTGCTGAGCTACCTACAGCAGTAATTGCTTCCGCTTTAATCCTGAATGAACATGTATCCTTCATACAAGTCATTGGCGTCATTATTATTCTCATTGGAGTAGCATTTCCGCAGCTTCAGTATATGAAAGCGAAAGGAAGAAAACCTGCCAACCTATAA
- a CDS encoding DMT family transporter produces MNKKWLYIYIAALLEVCWVSGLKYADGLLSWSATIIAITLSFYFVIKATSLLPVSTAYAVFTGLGAAGTVIVEIIFFDTPFSWIKIGLCTILITGVIGLKMVTTKQSPLKESI; encoded by the coding sequence TTGAATAAGAAGTGGTTATACATTTATATAGCGGCGCTGCTTGAAGTTTGTTGGGTGTCTGGTTTAAAATATGCTGATGGTTTATTATCTTGGTCCGCAACCATTATTGCGATTACGCTTAGCTTTTATTTCGTCATTAAGGCAACTAGCTTATTACCTGTTAGTACGGCCTATGCTGTGTTTACTGGTCTGGGTGCTGCTGGCACGGTAATAGTTGAAATCATTTTTTTTGATACACCTTTCAGCTGGATAAAAATAGGATTATGTACGATCCTTATTACTGGTGTAATCGGCTTAAAGATGGTTACTACTAAACAATCCCCTTTGAAAGAGAGTATATAA
- a CDS encoding potassium channel family protein yields MKKQFAVFGLGRFGGSLVKEFYELGIEVLAIDNNDEKIQQYSPFATHAVKANAIDESILKQLGVRNVDHAFVSFGDDIEASILTSLILIEMGVPQVWAKAQNDYHHKVLEKIGVHKIIHPERDMAKRISHHIISEKMIDYIELSKEYSLVELIATNKLNNKKIQELNIPKKYGCNIVGIQRGEEICVSPTGDETIEKGDVLLLIGKNKDLIDFEEYGM; encoded by the coding sequence GTGAAAAAGCAATTTGCCGTTTTTGGGCTAGGTCGATTTGGTGGAAGCTTAGTGAAGGAATTTTATGAACTAGGAATTGAAGTTTTAGCCATAGATAATAATGATGAAAAAATCCAACAGTATTCACCTTTTGCAACTCATGCAGTGAAAGCAAATGCCATTGACGAATCCATTTTGAAGCAATTAGGTGTACGTAATGTGGATCATGCTTTTGTTTCCTTTGGTGATGATATTGAGGCCAGTATCCTTACGTCTCTTATTTTAATTGAAATGGGTGTGCCCCAGGTTTGGGCAAAGGCACAGAATGATTATCATCATAAAGTGCTCGAAAAAATTGGCGTTCATAAGATTATTCATCCAGAACGAGATATGGCAAAACGTATTTCCCATCATATTATTTCAGAGAAGATGATCGATTATATTGAACTCTCAAAGGAGTACAGCTTAGTTGAACTAATTGCTACGAATAAATTAAATAATAAGAAGATCCAGGAATTAAACATTCCTAAAAAATATGGGTGTAATATAGTAGGAATTCAACGAGGGGAAGAGATTTGTGTATCTCCTACTGGAGACGAAACAATTGAGAAGGGTGATGTATTACTTCTAATTGGAAAAAATAAGGATCTGATAGATTTTGAAGAGTATGGTATGTAA
- a CDS encoding D-alanyl-D-alanine carboxypeptidase family protein translates to MKKIYGQLTIFLLAIAYFHPTLIHAANLKDERMVTSESAVVMEMNSGQILYEKNSQERLPPASITKIATAIYAIEKGNLEDYVTTSENARNVDGTRVYLEIDEEVPLEKLIQGLLINSGNDAGVAIAEHFSGSVEAFAEELNDFLLEEVGVENTQFKNPHGLYDPMHVTTAEDMAKITQYAMKNDTFKEFFNTINLNWDGEGWDTTLINHHILVRDQSYEGITGGKNGFVDESGFTLVTTATRGSLSLVAVTLNTPYANLAYQDAITLLDYGFTQFENETIFANEPFQSQKEKTFITTTDIAYTKRVGEEVHQQVSENGKLTIVGEDDRLLQSIQLEEVKTKEEEKQLKDQIIYAEEDDDHEGNLLPYFILGAIIFTILMALLFLMQVKKT, encoded by the coding sequence ATGAAGAAGATATATGGTCAACTCACGATTTTTTTACTCGCTATTGCCTATTTCCATCCTACCTTAATCCATGCAGCTAATTTAAAGGATGAACGTATGGTTACAAGTGAATCGGCTGTCGTGATGGAAATGAATTCTGGTCAAATACTTTACGAAAAGAATAGTCAAGAAAGGCTTCCACCCGCAAGTATTACAAAGATAGCAACCGCTATTTATGCAATTGAAAAAGGCAACTTAGAAGATTATGTAACCACTAGTGAAAACGCTCGAAATGTTGATGGAACTAGGGTGTATTTAGAAATAGACGAAGAAGTACCTTTAGAAAAGTTAATCCAAGGGTTATTGATTAATTCTGGTAATGATGCTGGTGTAGCCATAGCTGAACATTTTAGTGGTTCAGTTGAAGCATTTGCTGAGGAATTAAATGACTTTCTTTTGGAAGAGGTTGGCGTAGAAAATACGCAATTTAAAAACCCACATGGTTTATATGACCCTATGCATGTAACAACAGCAGAGGATATGGCAAAAATAACACAATATGCTATGAAAAATGATACATTCAAAGAATTCTTTAACACAATTAATCTTAACTGGGACGGTGAAGGATGGGATACGACCCTTATTAATCATCATATCCTAGTAAGAGATCAATCCTACGAAGGAATCACTGGTGGAAAAAATGGCTTTGTCGATGAATCTGGATTCACTCTTGTGACAACAGCAACGCGTGGCTCTCTAAGTCTTGTTGCTGTTACGTTAAATACACCCTATGCAAATCTTGCATACCAAGATGCCATAACTCTTTTAGATTATGGGTTTACTCAATTTGAAAATGAGACAATTTTTGCTAATGAGCCATTCCAAAGTCAAAAGGAGAAAACCTTTATCACCACTACTGATATAGCATACACAAAAAGAGTAGGGGAAGAAGTACATCAACAGGTATCCGAGAATGGGAAATTAACAATAGTAGGAGAGGATGACCGATTACTTCAATCCATTCAACTAGAAGAAGTGAAAACAAAAGAAGAAGAGAAGCAACTTAAGGATCAGATCATATATGCAGAAGAAGATGATGATCATGAAGGAAATCTTTTACCATATTTCATTTTAGGTGCAATCATCTTTACAATTCTTATGGCATTGTTGTTTTTGATGCAAGTGAAAAAGACATAA
- a CDS encoding M3 family oligoendopeptidase has product MYKNTWNLDSLFENGSHSISFAKYLDEIEKNIEQVKELLSNWPSSFSEERHPLFITTIESTSKIAVKVEQAHSFVGCLQAQDTTDYQANLLKSKVTTLDTSFAKVVLKLENLFSFIDEDEWQKLLKMPELCELSFILNEMRDSAKEKLTVDKEQLIQELSVNGYVGWEQLYDLLVAAVQIPYHDGSEVSMLSVGQAANKMSDANRVVRRHVFEKWEQAWEKQKEMFAETLNRIAGFRLSVYKERGWENPLKEPLALNRMKQETLDVMWQVIAENKQPLVKYLNQKAKVLGLNKLSWYDLEAPLGQADSVMTYDEGAQFIIKHFDQFGPRLTQFTKDAFENQWIEAEDRSNKAPGGFCTGFPESQESRIFMTYSGTASNVSTLAHELGHAFHTDVMKDVHPLNSDYAMNVAETASTFAEMIVGDAALKQAENETERLALLDDKLQRSVAMLMNIHARYIFETSFYEERKQGYVSSEKLSQLMVSAQKEAYGDSLDEYHASFWASKLHFYITDVPFYNFPYTFGFLFSLGIYAHAIYEGSSFEEKYIALLKDTGSMTVEDLAKKHLAVDLTKPDFWEKAVKMATEDVEEFIKLTKDKG; this is encoded by the coding sequence ATGTATAAAAACACGTGGAATTTAGACAGCCTATTTGAAAATGGAAGTCATTCTATATCATTTGCGAAATATCTAGATGAAATAGAAAAAAACATAGAACAAGTAAAAGAATTATTAAGTAACTGGCCTTCAAGTTTTTCCGAAGAACGTCATCCTCTTTTTATAACTACAATTGAAAGCACTTCAAAAATTGCTGTGAAAGTAGAGCAAGCACATTCATTTGTTGGCTGTTTACAAGCACAAGATACAACTGATTACCAGGCGAATCTTTTAAAGTCAAAAGTGACTACTTTGGATACGTCTTTTGCCAAGGTTGTCCTTAAGCTAGAGAACTTATTTTCCTTCATTGATGAAGATGAGTGGCAGAAGCTATTGAAAATGCCTGAACTATGTGAGTTGTCGTTTATCCTAAATGAAATGAGAGATTCCGCTAAAGAAAAATTGACTGTCGATAAAGAGCAGCTTATTCAAGAATTATCAGTCAATGGGTACGTTGGTTGGGAACAACTGTATGATTTATTAGTAGCTGCTGTACAAATACCTTATCATGATGGAAGCGAAGTGAGCATGCTTTCAGTCGGTCAAGCAGCTAATAAAATGTCTGATGCTAATCGTGTTGTTCGTCGTCATGTTTTTGAAAAGTGGGAGCAAGCTTGGGAGAAGCAAAAGGAAATGTTTGCAGAAACCCTTAATCGTATTGCAGGCTTCCGTTTATCCGTATATAAAGAACGAGGTTGGGAGAATCCTCTAAAAGAGCCACTTGCATTGAATCGAATGAAGCAGGAAACTCTTGATGTCATGTGGCAAGTGATAGCAGAAAATAAACAGCCTCTTGTGAAGTATTTAAATCAGAAGGCAAAGGTATTAGGGCTAAATAAGCTCAGCTGGTATGACCTAGAGGCACCGTTAGGGCAAGCGGATTCAGTGATGACATATGACGAAGGTGCTCAATTCATCATCAAGCATTTTGATCAATTTGGTCCTCGATTAACACAGTTTACGAAAGATGCTTTCGAGAATCAGTGGATTGAGGCAGAGGATCGTTCTAATAAAGCACCTGGTGGCTTCTGCACAGGCTTTCCTGAAAGTCAAGAGTCTAGAATTTTTATGACCTATTCTGGGACAGCTTCGAATGTTTCTACACTCGCTCATGAGCTGGGCCATGCATTTCATACCGATGTGATGAAGGATGTACATCCTTTAAATAGTGATTATGCAATGAATGTTGCAGAAACGGCATCGACGTTTGCAGAGATGATTGTTGGTGATGCAGCACTGAAACAAGCTGAAAATGAAACAGAACGACTGGCACTCTTAGATGATAAGTTACAAAGAAGCGTAGCAATGCTGATGAATATCCATGCAAGATATATTTTTGAAACGAGTTTCTATGAAGAAAGAAAACAAGGGTACGTATCAAGTGAAAAATTGTCACAGCTTATGGTTTCAGCTCAGAAAGAGGCTTATGGAGATTCTTTAGACGAATATCACGCTTCGTTTTGGGCATCAAAGTTACATTTCTATATTACAGATGTACCGTTCTATAATTTTCCATATACGTTTGGGTTTTTATTCTCCCTTGGTATTTATGCACATGCGATTTATGAAGGTTCATCATTCGAAGAGAAATATATCGCTTTATTAAAAGATACAGGTTCTATGACTGTAGAAGACTTAGCAAAAAAACATTTAGCTGTTGATTTAACTAAGCCAGATTTCTGGGAGAAAGCAGTTAAAATGGCAACAGAAGATGTAGAAGAGTTTATAAAACTTACAAAGGATAAAGGCTGA
- a CDS encoding manganese catalase family protein, with the protein MFFHIKELQYNAKPDRPDAVYAKKLQEILGGQFGEISVALQYLFQGWGTRCPGKYKDMILDIGTEELAHVEMLATMIGRLLDNAPLKEQEEAAKNPVIEAILGGMNPQHAIVSGLGALPVNSAGVPWNGGYIIASGNLLADFRANLNSESQGRLQAVRLYEATDDRGVKDMLSFLIARDRMHQNQWLAAIAELEDKEGKTVPSTFPMNLEAQQFSYKFMNLSRGEESAQGRWASGPSMDGKGVFEYVQYPQPHAPKPVPRPAPPEFHDTPPGDC; encoded by the coding sequence ATGTTTTTTCACATCAAGGAACTTCAATACAACGCGAAACCCGATCGCCCAGATGCAGTCTATGCAAAAAAACTTCAAGAAATATTAGGTGGACAGTTCGGAGAAATCTCAGTAGCGCTGCAATATCTATTTCAAGGTTGGGGAACGAGATGTCCTGGTAAATACAAGGATATGATTCTAGATATTGGGACAGAAGAGCTTGCACATGTCGAAATGCTTGCAACAATGATTGGTCGTTTGTTAGACAATGCACCTCTTAAAGAACAAGAGGAAGCTGCAAAAAACCCCGTTATTGAAGCGATACTCGGTGGAATGAACCCTCAACATGCAATTGTATCAGGTCTAGGTGCACTTCCTGTTAATAGCGCAGGTGTCCCTTGGAATGGTGGGTATATCATTGCAAGTGGAAATTTATTAGCCGATTTCCGTGCTAATTTAAATTCTGAATCCCAAGGTCGTTTACAAGCAGTACGACTATATGAAGCAACAGATGATCGTGGTGTAAAAGACATGTTGTCTTTCTTAATTGCCAGAGATCGTATGCATCAAAATCAATGGCTTGCTGCAATTGCAGAATTAGAAGATAAAGAGGGGAAAACGGTTCCTTCTACATTCCCTATGAACCTAGAAGCACAGCAATTCTCATATAAATTTATGAACTTATCAAGGGGAGAAGAAAGTGCTCAAGGTAGATGGGCAAGCGGACCAAGTATGGATGGAAAAGGAGTATTTGAGTATGTTCAATACCCTCAGCCACATGCGCCAAAGCCTGTACCTCGTCCAGCGCCACCTGAATTCCATGATACACCACCTGGTGATTGTTAA
- a CDS encoding DUF2935 domain-containing protein, whose amino-acid sequence MKTFEETAVFEHQFWLQILGDHATFILDSLASSEEEAINEVKQYKKVFTILLKKSKEYDFDISALTEEAEQYTREFRKYKLSIIRRHLEGKITIHLPPSFINHMVNELEEYLLVLSYIKRGEKPPIFHELHHHLLWLMDAAGHAGAISDTLDRTEKQLKLKSDVFVRDFEDFYLKAVELSGYLRANVDSFPALRKMNKDVKIEIELFRGFLAEVEEMELTNEVLSTFSALMADHMMREECYYLMKVAESSNTKQPSCDPTRTKSS is encoded by the coding sequence ATGAAAACTTTTGAAGAAACCGCAGTCTTTGAGCATCAGTTCTGGTTACAAATACTAGGTGATCATGCTACGTTTATCTTAGATTCGTTAGCAAGTAGTGAGGAAGAAGCAATTAACGAGGTAAAACAGTATAAAAAAGTATTTACTATTTTATTGAAGAAATCAAAAGAATACGATTTTGATATATCTGCTTTAACAGAAGAAGCTGAGCAATATACAAGAGAATTTAGGAAATATAAGCTATCTATTATAAGACGACATCTCGAAGGGAAAATCACCATCCACTTACCGCCTTCGTTTATCAATCATATGGTTAATGAATTAGAGGAATATCTTCTTGTCCTCAGCTACATAAAAAGAGGGGAGAAACCTCCGATCTTTCATGAATTACATCATCATTTATTATGGCTAATGGATGCAGCAGGTCATGCAGGGGCTATATCAGATACTCTTGATCGGACGGAAAAACAGCTGAAGCTAAAAAGTGATGTGTTTGTAAGAGATTTTGAGGATTTTTACTTGAAAGCAGTTGAATTATCAGGGTATTTACGAGCAAATGTAGATTCCTTCCCAGCTCTAAGAAAGATGAATAAAGATGTTAAGATTGAAATTGAGTTGTTTCGAGGGTTTTTAGCAGAAGTAGAGGAAATGGAATTAACAAACGAGGTGTTAAGTACGTTTTCAGCTTTAATGGCTGATCACATGATGAGAGAGGAATGTTACTATTTAATGAAGGTAGCAGAATCCTCAAATACAAAACAACCATCGTGTGATCCTACGAGAACTAAATCCTCGTAA
- a CDS encoding TetR/AcrR family transcriptional regulator produces the protein MTMESIKEAALLLFSSRGYDGTSLSQIAAAVGMKKQSIYSHFSNKDELYLSILEEAIFMEEQYVTQYVTKIEKNQLKEQLYSFLLGYRPRYEKTASTRFMLTVAFSPPPHLYSEIMKQTYDYLERLERLFFSVFENDIDEIVIPSNEVAIAFTGVMDSVLIELLYSGDERFQRRLEATWKIFWRGITVSKED, from the coding sequence ATGACTATGGAATCGATTAAAGAGGCTGCATTACTTCTCTTCTCATCTCGAGGCTATGATGGCACCTCACTTTCACAAATTGCAGCAGCTGTTGGTATGAAAAAGCAATCCATATACTCGCATTTCTCTAATAAGGATGAACTCTATTTATCAATTTTAGAGGAAGCCATCTTTATGGAGGAACAATATGTGACACAGTATGTGACGAAGATAGAGAAGAACCAGTTAAAGGAACAATTATATTCTTTTTTACTGGGGTACCGTCCTCGTTATGAGAAGACGGCTTCAACTAGATTTATGCTAACTGTTGCCTTTTCTCCACCCCCACACTTGTATTCAGAGATTATGAAGCAAACATATGACTACTTAGAACGATTAGAGAGGTTATTTTTCTCCGTCTTTGAAAACGATATAGATGAGATTGTTATTCCATCTAACGAAGTGGCCATTGCTTTTACCGGGGTTATGGACTCAGTCTTAATCGAACTCTTATATAGTGGCGATGAAAGATTTCAAAGAAGATTAGAAGCAACCTGGAAGATTTTTTGGCGTGGCATTACTGTAAGTAAGGAGGATTAA
- a CDS encoding TrkH family potassium uptake protein, which yields MSMKRYVNLNPSQLLVVIFVISISIGTFLLKLPFATYDSIKWVDALFISTSAMTVTGLATVDPGTTFTLFGQMIIAFLIQVGGLGIMSFAVLIFLVLGKKIGLKERLLIQHALNQTSVGGVIKLVKYLFLFSITIELMAMLFLSIRWVPQFGWSKGLFYSFFHSISAFNNAGFALWPDNLMQFVGDPLVNIVISVLFIIGGIGFVVLVDIWQKRSFKKLSLHTKLMIVGTFIMNLIAMVFLFCIEYHNPYTLGGLTFGEKLWASYFQAVSPRTAGFNTLDISQLDETSLFFIMILMFIGAGSGSTGGGIKLTTALVITLATISFLRGKNEVVVAKRTIPSSTIGKALAITMTSILFVILGILLLNITENQTPFLDLMFEVVSAFGTAGLSTGVTAGLTAIGKQMIIFTMFIGKLGPLTLMFSLATKSKDKIRYPQEEILTG from the coding sequence ATGAGTATGAAAAGGTACGTAAATCTTAATCCCTCTCAATTATTGGTAGTGATTTTCGTCATTTCAATCTCTATAGGAACATTTCTCTTAAAGCTCCCATTTGCCACGTACGATTCGATTAAATGGGTGGATGCGTTATTTATTTCGACTTCAGCTATGACAGTGACTGGGCTCGCAACAGTTGATCCTGGAACGACCTTTACATTATTTGGTCAAATGATTATTGCTTTCCTTATCCAAGTTGGTGGTTTAGGGATCATGTCATTTGCGGTGCTTATCTTTCTTGTATTGGGTAAAAAGATAGGATTAAAAGAACGATTGTTAATCCAGCATGCTCTTAATCAAACCTCTGTTGGTGGTGTCATTAAGCTAGTAAAGTATCTATTTCTTTTCTCTATTACCATCGAGTTAATGGCCATGCTGTTTTTGTCTATACGCTGGGTGCCTCAGTTTGGTTGGTCAAAGGGTTTATTCTACAGCTTCTTTCATTCCATATCGGCATTTAATAATGCAGGGTTTGCATTATGGCCAGACAATCTCATGCAATTTGTAGGGGACCCGTTAGTAAATATCGTCATATCAGTCCTCTTTATCATTGGTGGAATAGGTTTTGTTGTCTTAGTAGACATCTGGCAAAAAAGAAGCTTTAAAAAATTATCTCTTCATACGAAGCTAATGATTGTAGGGACATTTATAATGAACCTCATTGCTATGGTATTTTTATTTTGTATAGAATATCATAACCCTTACACATTAGGGGGGTTGACTTTTGGAGAGAAACTGTGGGCCTCCTATTTTCAAGCTGTTTCTCCAAGAACAGCAGGATTTAACACGTTAGATATAAGTCAATTAGACGAAACAAGCCTTTTTTTCATAATGATATTGATGTTTATTGGGGCTGGAAGTGGATCAACAGGTGGGGGAATTAAACTTACGACTGCTCTAGTTATTACGCTCGCAACAATTTCTTTTTTGAGGGGGAAAAATGAAGTTGTAGTTGCAAAGAGAACAATCCCATCCTCCACGATAGGAAAGGCCTTGGCTATCACAATGACAAGTATTTTATTCGTCATATTAGGGATTCTGCTATTGAACATAACGGAGAATCAAACTCCGTTTCTTGATTTAATGTTCGAAGTAGTTTCAGCATTTGGTACTGCAGGGCTTTCAACAGGGGTAACAGCGGGGCTAACAGCAATAGGAAAACAAATGATTATTTTTACAATGTTTATAGGGAAGCTTGGTCCATTAACGTTAATGTTTTCCTTAGCAACAAAATCAAAAGACAAAATCCGCTATCCTCAGGAAGAAATTTTGACAGGGTAA